DNA from Helicobacter pylori:
TTAAAAATATCAGCGCTGGGGGGTTTAGAAACGATGAGCTTGTCCTTGTGAGCTATGAGAATAATAAAAATATTCTCTATACCCTTAATTTTTAAACTCTTTTAAAGCTACTTTTTTCTAATATATTAACGCATTAGAAGATGGTCGCTATTTTAGAATAGAGGAAAGTCCGGGCTACATTAGACAAAATTCCATCTAACGGATGGCTAGCGCAAGCTAAGGGAAAGTGCCACAGAAAGCAAACCGCCTTTTTAAGGTAAGGGTGAAAGGGTGGGGTAAGAGCCCACCAAAGCTAAAGCGATTTAGCTTGTTTGGGCAAACCCAATTTGTAGCAAGAAGCGCATGGTAAGTCTAAATTGATACGCGCTTCGCTTGAGGAATATTGCAAAATATTTCCCAGATAAATGGCCATCCATTGACAGAACCCGGCTTATTCTAATGCTTAACTGCGTGTTAATTTTTTTAACAATTATTTAATCGTTTTATTTTTTTTATTTTTTTACCTAATTATTGTTTAAATCTTAAAGATTTATGTTACACTCTGTAAAATCAAAATCAAAGGGGATAGCGTGTTAGAAAAATCTTTTTTAAAAAGCAAGCAATTGGTTTTATGCGGATTGGGTGTTTTAATGTTGCAGGCTTGTACTTGCCCAAACACTTCACAAAGGAATTCTTTTTTGCAAGATGTGCCTTATTGGATGTTGCAAAATCGCAGCCAGTATCTCACGCAAGGGGTGGATAGCTCGCACATTGTAGATGGTAAGGCAACTGAAGAGATAGAAAAAATCGCTACCAAAAGAGCGACAATAAGAGTGGCTCAAAATATCGTGCATAAACTCAAAGAGGCTTACCTTTCTAAATCCAACCGCATCAAGCAAAAGATCACTAATGAAATGTTTATCCAAATGACAAAGCCCATTTTTGACAGCTTGATGAATGTGGATCGTTTAGGGATTTATATCAATCCTAACAATGAAGAAGTGTTTGCGTTAGTGCGTGCGCGTGGTTTTGATAAGGACGCTTTAAGCGAAGGGTTGCATAAAATGTCTTTAGACGATCAAGCGGTGAGTATCCTTGTTTCTAAAGTGGAAGAAATCTTTAAAGATTCTATCAATTACGGAGATGTTAAAGTCCCTATAGCCATGTAGGATTAGAACAACAAGCGTTCTTCGCTATCATCTGTTCTTTTTGGGGTGGGGGTGATGGAATTAGGGGTTGAGTAGTAGGGGATTTTATCCACGATTTCTTTACGCAAGCCTTTGGGGACATCAAACTTTCTTTTTAAAGAAGGTTCAATCGCTAAAATGTTACGCATGAAATACGAATACACAGGCGCACTCACAACGCCCCCTGTCGCTCCTTTGCCAATAGGCGTGTTATCGTCTCTCCCAAACCAGATCACGCTTTGTAAGGTGGGGGTAAAGCCAATGAACCAAGCATCCACATTATTGTTAGGAGTCCCCGTTTTACCGGCAATTTCTAAACCTTTAATGCGAGCCAAACTCCCTGTGCCGTTTTCTACCGCATCCATCAGCGCTGAAAGGGTTAAAAAAGCTTGTTCTTTGGAAGTGATCTTTTTGGTTTCCATAGGCGTGAAAACTTTGATATTGTTTTGCTGATCGGTGATGCTTTCAATGAGCATGGGTTTGAGCATGGTGCCGTAATTAGAAAATAGAGAATACTTTTCAGCCGCATCAATCGGTGAGATAGCAAAGCTCCCTAACACAATAGACAAATCTTTAGGGAGGTTTTTAAACCCCATATCGCTTAAAGATTGATAAATTTTTTCAAAGCCAAGCTGATCGCTTAAATTAATCGTAGCCAGATTTAACGAATGGCTCAAGGCTTCTTGCAAGGTTACAAGCCCTAAAAATTTGCGAGTATAATTGCTAGGGTGCCATGCGTGGTTTTGCGCGCTGTTTTTACTATAATTGCCATTTTCAAAATTTCGCGCGGTATCAGGGATTTTGGAAGTCGTGGAATAGCCATTATCAAAGGCGATTTGATACACAAAAGGCTTGATCGCGCTCCCAAATTGCCGTTTGGCTTGCGTGGCGCGATTGAAAGCGCTTTTTTTATAATCAATCCCCCCCACTAAGGCTAAAATCTTACCGGTGCTCGTTTCTGTAACTATCATGCTGGCGTTTAAGTTGTCTTCATCTTCATCATTAGAGGCGTTAGTTTTTGGCTTCTCTTTAGCGATTTTTTCTAAGATTTTTTGATGCCCAAAACGCAAAGACTCTAACGCTAAGCGTTGGTAATCCAAATCTATCGTGAGCTTGATGGTATAGCCTTGAGTTTTTAACCCGTCTAATTGATCCAATTGCTTCAACACTTCATCCACGACATAAGGGGCGATGTTTTGCGTGGAAGTTTGGTTATAAACGATTGGCACTTCATTGAGAGCGGATTTGAGCTCGTTAGAAGAAATCCAGCCTAAAGAATACAACCGCCTTAAAATATCATTAGCTCTAGAGAGCGAAAATTCTAAATTTTTGGTAGGGTCATAAAAACTCGGAGCTCTGGGTAAGGCGACTAACATGGTGATTTCTTTAAGCGTGAGTTTGTCAAGGGGTTTTTTAAAATACCCTAAGCTTGCGGTTTTCACGCCATAATACCCATGCCCAAAAAAAGTTTGGTTCAAATAACGCTCTAAAATTTCTTCTTTGCTTAAGACTTTTTCAATGCGTATGGAGATGATAGCTTCTTTGAGCTTTCTGGTTAATGTTTTTTCTCGTGTAAGCACCATGTTTTTAACGAGTTGTTGGGTTAGGGTGCTACCCCCTTCAGTGTAACGACCGCTTTTAGCGTTTTTAATCATAGCGCGCATGACAGCGTCTAAATTGATCCCCCCATGCTCAAAAAAGAGGGTGTCTTCTACCGCTAAAAGGCTTTCAATAAATCGTGGGGGGATTTCTTCAAAACGCGCATAAAAACGAAATTCCTTATCATAGATATTAGCGATCAAACGCCCTTTTCTGTCTAAAATCTGTGAAGCGACACTGGGGCGATAATCTTTAATTTTAGCAATATCCTTATCCGTAGTTACCCAAACTTGAGCGATAAGAATGGCTAACAACCCTATGATAATCAAAAATAAAACGATAAAACCATAAAAAATCTTTTTTAGCATTAACCACTCTTAAAAGAAGATTGTATTTTAGAATAATCTAAAAGGGCGTTTGCAAGCTCTTTAGTGTCTTCTAAGCTGTTTTTGAGGGACAAAGAGACTCGTAAAAGGGGTTTAGAAACCGTAGGGGGGCGGATAGCTCCCACTAAAAACCCCTTTTCTTTCAAAAAATATTGGGCGTTTAAAAGGGCGGGATTGTTTTCAAACTCTAAAGTAAAAAATCCTGCGAGCGTTCTAACGCCTAAAGTTTCAAAAATAATCTGTTGGTGTTTGTGAAGCTCTTTTTTTAATTCCTGTTTTTGCGCGATAAAGTATTCTAAATGGGCCAAAGTTAAAGCGGTGTCTAACAGGCTTAAAGCGGTGGTATAAATCACGCTTTTAGCGCGATTAGTTAAAAACTCTATGACTTGTAAGGGGGCTAAAACACACGCCCCATAGCTCGCAAGGGCTTTAGAAAAAGTGCTGAGCTTAATGATTTTGTCTTTTTCTTTGATGCGATAATATTCTAAAAAACCCAATAAATTCTCGCCGATAGTCCCAAAACTATGGGCTTCATCTACGATTAAAAAAGCGTTAGGAATCTCTTGAATGATTTCATAAAAATCATAAGGAGCGACGCTCGCATCCATAGAATAAACCCCCTCAATGGCTATAAATTTGAGCTTGTTTTTAGGAGCGTTAAAGAGTTTTTGTTTTAAATCCTTAGCGTCATTGTGCGAGAAAAAAACCACTTGATTAGGTTTAGCTTTGGCGCTAAAAATCCCGCTCGCATGGTAGTGTGCGTCCATGAATAAGAGGGCGTTTTTGACTAAAAGGGTGTCTATTAAAGCCAGATTACCCAAAAAACCACTCCCCACTAAAAGAACGCTTTCAAATTCTAACAAATCCGCTAATCGTTCTTCTAATTCTGCATGCAAAGGGTGGTAGCCATTCACTAGCATGGAAGCCTTGGGGGAGTGGCAATCAAAGGATTGGAGCTTATCAAAGGCGTTTTGAAGCAAATCTTTTTTAACGCTCAAACCCAAATAATCGTTAGAAGCGTAATCCTTTAATAAAGGGTCAAACAACTCTCTTTTGCGGTATCGTTTAACATGGTGTAAGGCTTCTAAGGATTTAGAAAACATCAAAACGCTTCATTGAATAAGATCATTCGCCTTTTTGAATTTTTTCAATGATTTTATTGAGTTCATCTTGTTTTTCGTAAAACATCTTATCAATATTTTCTTTGACATGTTTAGCACTATCTTCCATTAAATGCACTTTATGTTCTAGGTATTTTGAATCGGTAATGTGATCTTCTTGAACGGCTTTAACCAAATCATTAGCTTCAGCATGCACGCTCGCATGGTGGCTTTCTAAAGCTCTATAGCCTGAAGTGTTAGCAAAGTTTTCTTTACCCGCGCCCTCATAATACCATTTGCCTAAACGGCAATTCTTATGGCTGGTAATATCAAAGGAATTGAGGCCAAAGACCATGCCATAAAGGTTGTTTTTAAAGACCACATGATCGAGTTTGGCTAGACCGCAAAACACCCGGTTATTGATATTGTAGATGGTGTATTTTGCCGCTTGCGCGACAATCATGTTATTTTTTACGGTGGATTTAAGCTCTTCTACATCACCCTTAATAGAGCCTACAATAGAATTAATATCGTGGGTGTTGGTTTGAATATCGTTCGCTTCTTGTTGCATGCTTTTAACCACGACAGCGATTTCTTTAGTGGCTTTTTGGGTTTTTTCAGCGAGCTTTCTCACCTCATCAGCCACCACCGCAAACCCTCTCCCATGTTCACCCGCTCGTGCGGCTTCAATGGCGGCGTTTAGGGCTAAGAGATTGGTTTGTTCTGCAATATCATCAATCAAAGAAATGACTTGAGTGATTTCATTGCTCCGTTGGTTGAGGGAGTCCGCTAACGAAGTGGCGTTTTGCATCTTTTCATAAAGCGATTCAATGTCTTGACCCGTTTTATTAACGGTTATTAATCCTTCATTAGAATGTTCTTCGCCATTTTTAGCCGCATTCAAGAGCAAGCCTGTTTCTTGATGGAAATACTGCATGCTTTCTTGCGCGTTCTCTAAGCCCTCTTTTAAGCTCGCGCAAAAAGTCTTAAACAAATCATTTTTATGGTATTCCCCCACACAACCTGTTTTTTTAGCCAATGAAAAATACTGCACGCCATCAATATTTTGGCTTTTCAAAGAATAAGAAACGCCTTGTAAATTAACGCTCTCTGCATTTTCTTTAAAATGAACGCTTTGTTCTTCTAGATTGCTTAAGCCTGCAAGATTCCCGCTTTTAAAAACGACTTTATTGTTTTTAATACCTACAAAACCCTCATGCAAGCACAAATTTAAAAGGCTTTGATAGAGATTGACTTCTTTTTTTAACTCCGCAATCTCAGAATCTTTTTGACTGATTTGAAGTTGCAACTGCTTATTCCCAAACATGGTGGCATTCCTTATTTAAATTTGAATCTTTTGAGATTATACCCAAAATTACCAAACATTTTAAGCGCTCGCTAGTATTGTTGTTTCAAAAACAATTCGTAAAATAATCCCTGTTTTTTCATAAGGGTTTCAAAGTTGCCCTGTTCTATTAGTTTGCCTTGATCTAACACGATAATTTCATCAGCTTGCTTGACACTATTCATGCGGTGTGTAATAATTAAAGCCATCTTAGATTGCGATTTTTTAAAAATAAAATCTAAAAACTCTTTTTTCATAATGGGATCGATGGCGCTGCTTGGCTCATCTAAAACAATGCAATTACTTGGTTTTAAAAAGGCTCTCATGGTAGCTATGCGTTGCTTTTGACCTAAAGAAAAATCTACCCCATTATATTGCGCTCCAAATAGTGTGTTGTTGCAATCATTAAGACAATTTTGAAAATTCTCATCAAAAGATTTTAGTATTTCTCTTTTTTGCTTTAATTGCTCTTTAGTGATATTGTTTTGCATAAAAAGATTATCATCAATGCTATACCCAGCATAAAGAGAAAAATCTTGAAATATGGCGCTCATTTGTTGATGATAGCTATTTAGTTCCAAGTCTTGCAATGGGTATTTGTTATTAATGATAATTTGACCTGAATTTGGGGTATAAAAACCTAACAATAAATTAATCAGCGTGCTTTTTCCGCTAGCATTCCTACCGACTAATGCATAAATTTTGTTAGTGCTTAAAGAAAGATTAAAATTTTCAAAAATAGGTTTTGAATTAGAATAAGAAAAACTAATGTTTTCAAATGTAATACTATGGATTTTTTCTTCTAATCTGATTTGTGATTCTGGTTTTGGTGTTTTGTAATCTAATATATAAAAATAATTTTCAAAATATTTATTGATAGTAAAAAACCACTTTCCATAAAACGATAAATCTTGTAGTTGCTGCTCAGTGTAGCTAAACGCTTGGATATATCCAGCAATTGCCCCCACACCAATGGATTTTGAAAGGATAATAAAAACCATTAAGAAGAATAATGCGACACTTAGAATGGTTGTTAAAATATCAGTATATATGGTAAGCATTAAGTTTTTTTGGGCGATTTTCACAAAATGGTTGATATATAATTCTTTGTTTTCAATAAATTTATGATAGAAATTGAATACAAAACTAAATAATAGGTTGTCTTTATTCTTTTGGATATCTAGTCCAGAGTATAGGTAATTTTGCATGCTCTCTTTTTGGTCTTGAAGTTTATCTATGGAAGCGCTATGTTTTTTTGCTATATGATTAGTGATAAACATGCAAGGAACTGTTGCAAAAATCATTATAAAGGGTAGATAAATACTAATAGAAAATAATATACCAAATAGACTAATAAGCCCTATAATGCGTTGCAAGTTAAAAAATAGATTACTGACATAATTTAGTGGACGGATGTATAGACCGTTATGGATGGCGTTAAGCTTAATAGTGTGATCTTTGTTTTCAAAAAAATTTAGATTTTTAACTTTTGTGAGTTTAATAGCAAGTCGTGTGATGATGTTTGTAGAAAATTGTTCGGCAATAATGGTTTGTAGGCTTGATAAAATTCCCAAGAATACATGAGCAAAAAACAATAACGCTCCCCACAGTAGCAAAGTGGATAAAAGTAATCTATATTCAAAGTGTGTATGATTTTGTAATATATTTGCCACAACATCAATCAATCTTATTGTAACAAGAATATTTATTGATGGGAGAATACCAATCAATAGCACTATAACTGACGCCAATACAACATATTTTGGTGAGCTTTTATAGAGTAAAACAAAAGTCCTTAATGGAATGTTTTTTATGGTATCCATTGGTGTTCGTATTCAATAATAAAATTTTCTTTATTATAACCCATTTTCATGCCCCCGCCCCTAATTTTATTTTTTAAAAATAAAGCCCTTTAAAATTTCAAACTTTAACCGATTATAGTTCCAACCAAAAGCAAGGATGCCTTTGGGTTTTTTATAACAAGGAGTTACAACAATGGCTTTTCAGGTCAATACAAATATCAATGCGATGAATGCGCATGTGCAATCCGCACTCACTCAAAACGCGCTTAAAACTTCATTGGAGCGATTGAGTTCAGGTTTAAGGATTAATAAAGCGGCTGATGACGCATCAGGCATGACGGTGGCGGATTCTTTGCGTTCACAAGCGAGCAGTTTGGGTCAAGCGATTGCCAACACGAATGACGGCATGGGGATTATCCAGGTTGCGGATAAGGCTATGGATGAGCAGTTAAAGATCTTAGACACCGTTAAGGTTAAAGCGACTCAAGCGGCTCAAGATGGGCAAACTACGGAATCTCGTAAAGCGATTCAATCTGACATCGTTCGTTTGATTCAAGGTTTGGATAATATCGGTAACACAACTACTTATAACGGGCAAGCGTTATTGTCTGGTCAATTCACTAACAAAGAATTCCAAGTAGGGGCTTATTCTAACCAAAGCATTAAGGCTTCTATCGGCTCTACCACTTCCGATAAAATCGGTCAGGTTCGTATCGCTACAGGTGCGTTAATCACGGCTTCTGGGGATATTAGCTTGACTTTTAAACAAGTGGATGGCGTGAATGATGTGACTTTAGAGAGCGTAAAAGTTTCTAGTTCAGCAGGCACAGGGATTGGCGTGTTAGCGGAAGTGATCAATAAAAACTCTAACCGAACAGGGGTTAAAGCTTATGCGAGCGTTATCACCACGAGCGATGTGGCGGTCCAGTCAGGAAGTTTGAGTAATTTAACCTTAAATGGGATTCATTTGGGTAATATCGCAGATATTAAGAAAAACGACTCAGACGGAAGGTTAGTCGCAGCGATCAATGCGGTCACTTCAGAAACCGGTGTGGAAGCTTATACGGATCAAAAAGGGCGCTTGAATTTGCGCAGTATAGATGGCCGTGGGATTGAAATCAAAACCGATAGCGTCAGTAATGGGCCTAGTGCTTTAACGATGGTCAATGGCGGTCAGGATTTAACAAAAGGCTCTACTAACTACGGAAGGCTTTCTCTCACACGCTTAGACGCTAAGAGCATCAATGTCGTTTCGGCTTCTGACTCACAGCATTTAGGCTTCACAGCGATTGGTTTTGGGGAATCTCAAGTGGCAGAAACCACGGTGAATTTGCGCGATGTTACTGGGAATTTTAACGCTAATGTCAAATCAGCCAGTGGCGCGAACTATAACGCCGTGATCGCTAGCGGTAACCAAAGCTTGGGATCTGGGGTTACAACCTTAAGAGGTGCGATGGTGGTGATTGACATTGCCGAATCAGCGATGAAAATGTTGGATAAAGTCCGCTCTGATTTAGGTTCTGTGCAAAATCAAATGATTAGCACCGTGAATAACATCAGCATCACTCAAGTGAATGTTAAAGCGGCTGAATCTCAAATTAGGGATGTGGATTTCGCTGAAGAGAGTGCGAATTTCAACAAAAACAACATTTTGGCGCAATCAGGCAGCTATGCGATGAGTCAAGCTAACACCGTTCAACAAAATATCTTAAGGCTTTTAACTTAGTTTTAAGAAAGGTGTTTGTATGGGGCTAACGCTTTAAGCGTTGGCTTTTCGCTTTAATTTTTGCTTCTTTTTCAATAAAATACTCTTTTTGATTCCTTTTTATTATAGGCGGTTATTGTGTTGGATAGTTTTGAAATTTTAAAGGCTTTAAAGAGCTTGGATTTATTGAAAAACGCCCCCGCTTGGTGGTGGCCTAACGCTTTGAAATTTGAAGCTTTATTAGGAGCGGTTTTGACGCAAAACACTAAATTTGAAGCCGTTTTGAAATCTTTAGAAAATTTAAAAAACGCTCGCATTTTAGAAAATGACGATGAAACCAATCTTAAAAAAATCGCTTCTATAGAGTTTTCAAAGCTTGCAGAGTGTGTTCGCCCTAGCGGGTTTTATAACCAAAAAGCCAAACGACTGATTGTTTTGAGTAAGAATATTTTAAAAGACTTTCAAAGTTTTGAAAAATTTAAACAAGAAGCGACTAGGGAGTGGCTTTTAGACCAAAAAGGCATTGGCAAAGAAAGCGCGGATGCGATTTTATGCTATGCGTGCGCTAAAGAAGTGATGGTGGTGGATAAATACACCTATCTTTTTTTAAAAAAATTAGGCATAGAGATAGAAGATTATGACGAATTACAACATTTTTTTGAAAAAGGCGTTCAAGAGAATTTAAATGCCGCCTTAGCGCTTTATGAAAACACCATTCCTTTAGCGCAACTTTATGCGAGATTCCATGGAAAGATCGTGGAATTTTCCAAACAAAAATTGGAATTGAAGCTTTGATTTTTAGATTTTTCTTAATCTTAAGCCTTTTTGAAGGGGTCTTGTTAGCCAAAAAGGATTTAAATTTTTTCAAACCTTTAGAGCCTACTAAAAAATATTTTGGCTCTTTTAAAATCGGCTATCTTTATCAGCATGCCCAAACGACTAAAAGATCCCCCATCCGCCCCAAAAACCGCCCTCCTATTTTAATGGATAAAACTTACCATGACGCTTCTTTAGGCTTTGGTGCAGGGTATATTTTAAAAAAGAAGGCTTTATTAGGGGGGTATTTGGATGCAGGAATGGGCGATTCGTATTTCATGAGCGCTGGGCTAGTCGCTGGGGTTAGGCTTTTTAAGGGGTGGGTTATCCCTAAAATCGCCTTAGGCTACCAGCTCCAAATTTTAGGGGCTAAGATTGATAAGTATCAATTCAATATCCAATCAGCAGTAGGGAGTGTGGGCTTGTTTTTCAATGCGGCTAAAAATTTTGGCTTGAGTATAGAAGCAAGGGGCGGTATCCCTTTTTATTTTATCCAAAGCAAATTCTCTAAAGCCTTTGGCACGCCACGATTGAACATCTATTCTATTGGCATCACTTTCACTTTTTATGATTTTACTAGATTTTTAGGGTAAAATATTCATTTTAAAAACTAACTATAGAGTATAAAAACAAACCACTAAACAAATTTTCAAGGATTTATGATGATTTTCATTGATGCATGTTTTAGAAAAGAAACGCCTTACACGCCCATTTGGATGATGAGGCAAGCGGGGCGTTACCTTAGCGAATACCAAAAGAGCCGTAAAAAAGCGGGGAGTTTCTTGGAATTGTGTAAAAATAGCGATCTAGCCACAGAAGTTACCCTACAGCCGGTAGAGATTTTAGGCGTGGATGCGGCTATTTTGTTTAGCGATATTTTAGTAGTGCCTTTGGAAATGGGCTTGAATTTGGAGTTTATCCCCAAAAAGGGGCCGCATTTTTTAGAGACGATTACGGATTTAAAAAGCGTGGAAAACCTGAAAGTAGGGGCTTATAAACGACTAAACTATGTCT
Protein-coding regions in this window:
- a CDS encoding aminotransferase class I/II-fold pyridoxal phosphate-dependent enzyme, which encodes MFSKSLEALHHVKRYRKRELFDPLLKDYASNDYLGLSVKKDLLQNAFDKLQSFDCHSPKASMLVNGYHPLHAELEERLADLLEFESVLLVGSGFLGNLALIDTLLVKNALLFMDAHYHASGIFSAKAKPNQVVFFSHNDAKDLKQKLFNAPKNKLKFIAIEGVYSMDASVAPYDFYEIIQEIPNAFLIVDEAHSFGTIGENLLGFLEYYRIKEKDKIIKLSTFSKALASYGACVLAPLQVIEFLTNRAKSVIYTTALSLLDTALTLAHLEYFIAQKQELKKELHKHQQIIFETLGVRTLAGFFTLEFENNPALLNAQYFLKEKGFLVGAIRPPTVSKPLLRVSLSLKNSLEDTKELANALLDYSKIQSSFKSG
- the tlpD gene encoding chemotaxis chemoreceptor TlpD — translated: MFGNKQLQLQISQKDSEIAELKKEVNLYQSLLNLCLHEGFVGIKNNKVVFKSGNLAGLSNLEEQSVHFKENAESVNLQGVSYSLKSQNIDGVQYFSLAKKTGCVGEYHKNDLFKTFCASLKEGLENAQESMQYFHQETGLLLNAAKNGEEHSNEGLITVNKTGQDIESLYEKMQNATSLADSLNQRSNEITQVISLIDDIAEQTNLLALNAAIEAARAGEHGRGFAVVADEVRKLAEKTQKATKEIAVVVKSMQQEANDIQTNTHDINSIVGSIKGDVEELKSTVKNNMIVAQAAKYTIYNINNRVFCGLAKLDHVVFKNNLYGMVFGLNSFDITSHKNCRLGKWYYEGAGKENFANTSGYRALESHHASVHAEANDLVKAVQEDHITDSKYLEHKVHLMEDSAKHVKENIDKMFYEKQDELNKIIEKIQKGE
- a CDS encoding 3-methyladenine DNA glycosylase; translated protein: MLDSFEILKALKSLDLLKNAPAWWWPNALKFEALLGAVLTQNTKFEAVLKSLENLKNARILENDDETNLKKIASIEFSKLAECVRPSGFYNQKAKRLIVLSKNILKDFQSFEKFKQEATREWLLDQKGIGKESADAILCYACAKEVMVVDKYTYLFLKKLGIEIEDYDELQHFFEKGVQENLNAALALYENTIPLAQLYARFHGKIVEFSKQKLELKL
- a CDS encoding ATP-binding cassette domain-containing protein, coding for MDTIKNIPLRTFVLLYKSSPKYVVLASVIVLLIGILPSINILVTIRLIDVVANILQNHTHFEYRLLLSTLLLWGALLFFAHVFLGILSSLQTIIAEQFSTNIITRLAIKLTKVKNLNFFENKDHTIKLNAIHNGLYIRPLNYVSNLFFNLQRIIGLISLFGILFSISIYLPFIMIFATVPCMFITNHIAKKHSASIDKLQDQKESMQNYLYSGLDIQKNKDNLLFSFVFNFYHKFIENKELYINHFVKIAQKNLMLTIYTDILTTILSVALFFLMVFIILSKSIGVGAIAGYIQAFSYTEQQLQDLSFYGKWFFTINKYFENYFYILDYKTPKPESQIRLEEKIHSITFENISFSYSNSKPIFENFNLSLSTNKIYALVGRNASGKSTLINLLLGFYTPNSGQIIINNKYPLQDLELNSYHQQMSAIFQDFSLYAGYSIDDNLFMQNNITKEQLKQKREILKSFDENFQNCLNDCNNTLFGAQYNGVDFSLGQKQRIATMRAFLKPSNCIVLDEPSSAIDPIMKKEFLDFIFKKSQSKMALIITHRMNSVKQADEIIVLDQGKLIEQGNFETLMKKQGLFYELFLKQQY
- a CDS encoding flagellin A is translated as MAFQVNTNINAMNAHVQSALTQNALKTSLERLSSGLRINKAADDASGMTVADSLRSQASSLGQAIANTNDGMGIIQVADKAMDEQLKILDTVKVKATQAAQDGQTTESRKAIQSDIVRLIQGLDNIGNTTTYNGQALLSGQFTNKEFQVGAYSNQSIKASIGSTTSDKIGQVRIATGALITASGDISLTFKQVDGVNDVTLESVKVSSSAGTGIGVLAEVINKNSNRTGVKAYASVITTSDVAVQSGSLSNLTLNGIHLGNIADIKKNDSDGRLVAAINAVTSETGVEAYTDQKGRLNLRSIDGRGIEIKTDSVSNGPSALTMVNGGQDLTKGSTNYGRLSLTRLDAKSINVVSASDSQHLGFTAIGFGESQVAETTVNLRDVTGNFNANVKSASGANYNAVIASGNQSLGSGVTTLRGAMVVIDIAESAMKMLDKVRSDLGSVQNQMISTVNNISITQVNVKAAESQIRDVDFAEESANFNKNNILAQSGSYAMSQANTVQQNILRLLT
- a CDS encoding transglycosylase domain-containing protein, giving the protein MLKKIFYGFIVLFLIIIGLLAILIAQVWVTTDKDIAKIKDYRPSVASQILDRKGRLIANIYDKEFRFYARFEEIPPRFIESLLAVEDTLFFEHGGINLDAVMRAMIKNAKSGRYTEGGSTLTQQLVKNMVLTREKTLTRKLKEAIISIRIEKVLSKEEILERYLNQTFFGHGYYGVKTASLGYFKKPLDKLTLKEITMLVALPRAPSFYDPTKNLEFSLSRANDILRRLYSLGWISSNELKSALNEVPIVYNQTSTQNIAPYVVDEVLKQLDQLDGLKTQGYTIKLTIDLDYQRLALESLRFGHQKILEKIAKEKPKTNASNDEDEDNLNASMIVTETSTGKILALVGGIDYKKSAFNRATQAKRQFGSAIKPFVYQIAFDNGYSTTSKIPDTARNFENGNYSKNSAQNHAWHPSNYTRKFLGLVTLQEALSHSLNLATINLSDQLGFEKIYQSLSDMGFKNLPKDLSIVLGSFAISPIDAAEKYSLFSNYGTMLKPMLIESITDQQNNIKVFTPMETKKITSKEQAFLTLSALMDAVENGTGSLARIKGLEIAGKTGTPNNNVDAWFIGFTPTLQSVIWFGRDDNTPIGKGATGGVVSAPVYSYFMRNILAIEPSLKRKFDVPKGLRKEIVDKIPYYSTPNSITPTPKRTDDSEERLLF
- a CDS encoding tumor necrosis factor alpha-inducing protein, translated to MLQACTCPNTSQRNSFLQDVPYWMLQNRSQYLTQGVDSSHIVDGKATEEIEKIATKRATIRVAQNIVHKLKEAYLSKSNRIKQKITNEMFIQMTKPIFDSLMNVDRLGIYINPNNEEVFALVRARGFDKDALSEGLHKMSLDDQAVSILVSKVEEIFKDSINYGDVKVPIAM